The following proteins are co-located in the Chlorogloeopsis sp. ULAP01 genome:
- a CDS encoding serine/threonine-protein kinase — protein sequence MTWAAGHKLQDSKYIIEKELGEGGFGITYRARDNNGRYVVIKTLNDNLQCRPDFAKFQQDFLNEAIKLAKCTHPHIVQIHELIQERELWCMVMEYIDGEDLYNLVENQGVLSEAKALNYIQQIGEALTIVHNNGLLHRDIKPHNIMVRSGKLEAVLIDFGIAREFSQNLTQTHTQILTDGYAPIEQYDRRGRRGAYTDIYALAATLYFLLTRELPITAPLRAIATPMIQAKDINSNITERVNQAILKGMEIKPENRPQSIKEWLRLLQYNHDFCSCIPQIVGTWHGEFGSGKATLSITHQSENSFDGILIHEHWWNGTAKVAINGTINYKNNAVKIQEIRIISGYWRLGENQGKLSSDCRQLYGTGKDKKGSYSWSLKRVD from the coding sequence ATGACTTGGGCAGCTGGACATAAGTTACAGGATAGCAAGTACATAATTGAAAAAGAACTAGGCGAAGGTGGCTTTGGTATTACCTATCGCGCTAGAGATAATAATGGACGCTATGTTGTTATTAAAACTCTAAATGACAATTTGCAATGTCGTCCTGACTTTGCTAAATTTCAGCAAGATTTTTTGAATGAAGCGATAAAATTAGCTAAATGCACTCACCCTCATATTGTCCAAATTCATGAACTAATTCAAGAGAGGGAACTATGGTGCATGGTAATGGAATATATCGATGGAGAAGATTTATACAATCTGGTTGAAAATCAAGGCGTTTTATCTGAAGCAAAAGCATTAAATTATATTCAACAAATTGGAGAAGCACTAACTATAGTTCACAATAACGGCTTACTGCATAGGGATATTAAGCCACACAATATTATGGTGCGTTCTGGTAAGTTGGAAGCTGTATTAATTGATTTTGGCATTGCACGTGAGTTCAGCCAAAATTTAACTCAGACGCATACACAAATTTTAACTGATGGTTATGCACCCATTGAGCAGTATGACAGAAGGGGAAGAAGGGGTGCTTATACTGATATTTATGCTTTAGCAGCAACGCTGTACTTTCTATTAACTAGAGAATTACCAATAACGGCTCCACTCAGAGCAATTGCTACACCAATGATACAAGCAAAGGATATTAATTCTAATATTACTGAGCGAGTTAATCAAGCAATTCTTAAAGGGATGGAAATAAAGCCAGAAAATCGCCCCCAGTCCATAAAGGAGTGGTTGAGATTACTTCAATATAATCATGATTTTTGTTCTTGTATCCCACAAATAGTGGGAACTTGGCATGGTGAGTTTGGTAGTGGCAAAGCTACTCTCTCTATCACTCACCAGTCTGAGAATTCGTTTGATGGAATTTTAATCCATGAACATTGGTGGAATGGTACAGCAAAAGTTGCTATTAACGGCACTATTAACTACAAAAACAATGCAGTAAAAATACAAGAAATTAGGATAATTTCTGGTTACTGGCGGTTGGGAGAAAATCAAGGGAAATTATCATCGGATTGTAGGCAATTATATGGAACAGGAAAAGATAAAAAAGGCTCTTACTCCTGGTCTCTTAAAAGAGTAGATTAG
- a CDS encoding ribose-phosphate pyrophosphokinase has product MNAHRGTAVLSTATFKLPAATGVTENNRLRLFSGSANLSLSQEVARYLGMDLGPMIRKRFADGELYIQIQESIRGCDVYLIQPCCQPVNDHLMELLIMIDACRRASARQVTAVIPYYGYARADRKTAGRESITAKLVANLITQAGANRILAMDLHSAQIQGYFDIPLDHVYGSPVILDYLVSKQLSDIVVVSPDVGGVARARAFAKKLNDAPLAIIDKRRQAHNVAEVLNVIGDVKGKTAVLVDDMIDTGGTISEGARLLREEGARQVYACATHAVFSPPAVERLSSGLFEEVIVTNTIPLKESDRFPQLQVLSVANLLGETIWRIHEDSSVSSMFR; this is encoded by the coding sequence ATGAATGCACATCGAGGAACTGCTGTGCTCAGTACTGCAACTTTCAAACTGCCAGCTGCAACAGGAGTAACTGAAAATAACCGCTTGCGGCTTTTCTCCGGCTCTGCCAATTTATCGCTGTCTCAAGAAGTAGCTCGTTACCTGGGCATGGACTTGGGGCCAATGATCCGCAAGCGATTTGCGGATGGGGAACTTTATATTCAAATCCAGGAATCCATTCGAGGTTGTGATGTCTATTTAATCCAGCCTTGCTGTCAACCCGTGAACGATCATTTAATGGAGTTACTAATTATGATTGATGCCTGTCGTCGAGCGTCAGCCCGACAGGTAACAGCAGTAATTCCTTATTATGGTTATGCTCGTGCTGATCGCAAAACGGCAGGAAGGGAATCAATAACTGCCAAACTAGTTGCTAACCTCATTACCCAAGCAGGTGCCAACAGAATTCTGGCAATGGATTTGCATTCAGCGCAAATACAAGGATATTTCGATATACCCCTAGATCATGTATATGGTTCGCCAGTAATACTAGATTATTTAGTAAGTAAGCAATTGTCTGACATTGTGGTTGTCTCGCCAGATGTTGGCGGTGTAGCACGAGCCAGAGCATTTGCGAAAAAACTTAATGATGCTCCCTTAGCGATTATTGATAAACGCCGTCAGGCTCACAACGTCGCTGAAGTCTTGAATGTCATCGGTGATGTCAAAGGTAAAACTGCGGTGCTAGTAGATGACATGATTGACACTGGAGGCACAATTTCTGAAGGAGCAAGATTGTTGCGTGAAGAAGGAGCGCGTCAGGTATATGCCTGCGCTACCCATGCAGTATTCTCTCCTCCTGCCGTGGAGCGGTTATCAAGCGGCTTATTTGAGGAAGTAATTGTCACTAATACAATTCCGCTCAAAGAAAGCGATCGCTTCCCGCAATTACAGGTGCTTTCGGTGGCTAACCTTTTAGGGGAAACAATCTGGCGGATTCATGAAGATAGCTCTGTAAGTAGTATGTTCCGCTAA
- a CDS encoding cation:proton antiporter: MNTITIAWIGLPFFFGFLIYLFPKLAKYLALGISLVSTGYALQLLFNQSSLTLTLLDSFGVTLVIDQLSGYFILTNALVTAAVILYCWHTDKTAFFYMQTAILHGSVNAAFVCADFISLYVALEVISIAAFLLIAYPRTDRSIWVALRYLFISNTAMLFYLVGAVLVYQVNHSFAFAGLHKAPTEAIALIFLGLLTKGGIFVSGLWLPLTHSESDTPVSALLSGIVVKTGVFPLVRCALIVEEIDPIVRIFAVGTVYLGVIYAVLEKDTKRTLALSTVSQLGWILAAPIAGGFYALAHGLAKSALFMIAGNLPSRDFKELRNTPINTALWVALVIASLSISGFPILIGFGAKMLTLKNVLSWQAIAMNVGAVGTAVVYAKFIFLPHGGREIVRSGFWQPIILLIAALIVTSGLYYQAYTMANITKAVAIIGVGWLAYFLIFQRSLLSLPRMLEQFEHLIGFMSLMLILLFWMVFT; the protein is encoded by the coding sequence ATGAATACTATTACAATCGCCTGGATTGGACTACCATTTTTTTTTGGATTCCTCATTTATCTGTTTCCAAAACTTGCCAAATACCTAGCACTGGGAATAAGTCTAGTTTCTACTGGATATGCGTTACAGCTACTTTTCAACCAGTCATCACTAACACTAACATTACTAGATAGTTTTGGTGTCACATTAGTCATCGATCAGTTGAGCGGCTACTTTATATTGACAAATGCGCTAGTAACGGCTGCTGTCATTCTCTATTGTTGGCACACCGATAAGACGGCTTTCTTTTATATGCAGACTGCCATTTTACATGGTAGCGTTAATGCCGCTTTTGTCTGTGCAGATTTCATCAGCTTATATGTGGCGCTAGAGGTGATTAGTATTGCCGCATTTCTGTTGATTGCCTATCCTAGAACTGATCGCTCCATTTGGGTTGCCTTACGTTATCTGTTTATCAGTAACACGGCAATGCTATTTTATTTGGTAGGTGCAGTGTTGGTCTACCAAGTGAACCATTCTTTTGCGTTTGCAGGTTTGCACAAAGCACCGACTGAAGCGATTGCTCTCATCTTTTTGGGACTCTTGACAAAAGGCGGAATTTTTGTATCAGGATTATGGTTACCATTGACCCATTCTGAATCAGATACGCCAGTGTCAGCTTTACTATCGGGAATCGTGGTTAAAACTGGCGTTTTTCCCTTGGTGCGCTGTGCTTTGATTGTGGAAGAGATTGATCCTATCGTTAGGATATTTGCAGTTGGGACAGTGTATTTGGGAGTAATCTATGCTGTCTTGGAAAAAGATACCAAGCGGACACTAGCCTTGAGTACAGTTTCACAACTAGGCTGGATTCTGGCTGCACCAATCGCGGGAGGTTTTTATGCGTTGGCGCATGGATTGGCAAAATCGGCACTGTTCATGATCGCGGGAAACTTACCCAGCCGAGACTTCAAGGAATTGCGAAATACACCAATCAATACTGCACTCTGGGTTGCCCTGGTTATAGCTAGCCTCTCAATTTCCGGCTTTCCCATATTGATTGGCTTTGGAGCGAAGATGTTAACACTGAAGAATGTACTATCCTGGCAAGCGATCGCCATGAATGTTGGGGCGGTAGGTACAGCAGTAGTGTATGCCAAATTCATATTTCTGCCGCATGGGGGGAGAGAAATAGTACGTTCCGGTTTCTGGCAACCGATAATACTATTAATTGCTGCGCTGATTGTCACAAGTGGGTTATATTACCAGGCATATACGATGGCAAACATCACAAAAGCAGTCGCAATCATTGGTGTTGGTTGGTTAGCGTATTTTTTAATTTTTCAACGCTCATTACTTAGTCTGCCACGTATGCTTGAACAGTTTGAGCATCTCATCGGTTTTATGAGTCTGATGTTGATTTTGCTGTTCTGGATGGTATTTACATGA
- a CDS encoding protein kinase, whose protein sequence is MQPPISVGTVLQNRYRLIQILGQGGFGRTYLAEDQRRFNELCAIKELIPNTTDPVAWQKAQELFLREATTLYQIQHPQVPQFRERFEQEQRLFLVQDYVAGKTYRDLLEERKISTGAFTEQEVWQLLCSLLPVLDYIHHQGIIHRDISPDNIILRELDNKPVLIDFGVVKELATRFQSPNSSSATYVGKLGYSPSEQMQTGQAYPSSDLYALAVTAIVLLTGKEPQELFDENQLTWNWQQWVRVNPRFTQILNRMLSYRPGDRFQSATEVLQALESPEQATLPVQLPLLSNVQTVPISRRPDLVSSPTPNKSARVIPEPNTRSVLDNPLAIAAIGIAVIILAGFGSWALVRSLRSQSPAPEAPPQTFPSPVVTGGATESPTPTETPTETPTELPTTAPPATPIIKIKRLNFDASNTFKVDDTIKANEIVRYTFRGQKDQLLTVLLAQESGVLLTVSSSNGEPLDNSAKAVTFYQGRLPLTDTYTIELNLSEGIAESDYSLNAKLENPIEPTPIQTPTEVPTQIPSPIPTETPTQVPTEVPTQNPIETPIQIPTDLPTTTPIFPEPNQNNPSDNDTSSTGNLNPANFGHNQV, encoded by the coding sequence ATGCAACCACCAATTTCAGTTGGCACTGTTCTGCAAAATCGTTATCGGCTAATTCAAATTCTCGGTCAAGGGGGGTTTGGTAGAACTTATCTGGCAGAAGATCAAAGGCGTTTTAATGAACTTTGTGCCATCAAAGAATTGATTCCTAACACTACAGATCCTGTGGCTTGGCAGAAGGCACAAGAACTTTTCCTACGAGAGGCGACAACTTTATATCAAATACAACATCCACAAGTACCGCAATTCCGAGAAAGGTTTGAACAAGAGCAGCGCTTATTTTTAGTGCAAGACTATGTTGCCGGGAAAACTTATCGCGATTTGTTAGAAGAACGCAAAATCTCCACAGGTGCATTCACAGAACAAGAAGTCTGGCAATTGTTGTGCTCGCTATTACCAGTATTAGATTATATTCACCATCAAGGCATTATTCACCGAGATATCTCACCAGATAATATTATTTTGCGAGAGCTTGACAATAAGCCTGTTTTGATTGACTTTGGGGTAGTTAAAGAACTAGCAACGCGATTCCAATCTCCTAATTCGTCGTCGGCAACTTATGTAGGAAAATTAGGTTACTCTCCCAGCGAACAAATGCAAACGGGGCAAGCATATCCCAGTAGTGATTTGTATGCACTGGCAGTTACAGCGATAGTTTTGCTGACTGGTAAGGAACCCCAGGAATTATTTGATGAAAATCAACTGACTTGGAATTGGCAACAATGGGTGAGAGTAAATCCGCGATTTACCCAAATTTTAAATCGGATGTTGAGTTACAGGCCGGGCGATCGCTTTCAAAGTGCAACAGAAGTATTACAAGCTTTAGAATCCCCAGAGCAAGCAACACTACCAGTCCAACTTCCACTATTATCTAACGTCCAAACAGTTCCTATCAGTCGCCGTCCCGATCTAGTATCATCACCAACACCCAATAAATCTGCTCGCGTAATTCCAGAGCCTAATACTAGATCGGTTTTAGATAATCCGTTAGCGATCGCAGCAATTGGCATCGCTGTAATTATTCTGGCAGGTTTCGGCTCTTGGGCATTAGTACGTTCTCTGCGTAGTCAATCACCAGCACCAGAGGCACCACCACAAACTTTCCCTTCACCAGTTGTGACTGGTGGCGCAACAGAATCACCCACACCCACAGAAACACCCACAGAAACACCCACAGAACTTCCTACTACTGCACCACCTGCAACACCTATCATCAAAATCAAACGCCTCAACTTTGATGCATCTAACACATTCAAGGTTGACGATACAATTAAAGCTAATGAGATTGTCCGATATACTTTTAGGGGTCAAAAGGATCAGCTACTAACTGTCCTGTTAGCACAAGAAAGCGGTGTTTTGCTTACAGTCTCAAGTTCAAATGGGGAGCCACTTGACAACAGTGCTAAAGCAGTCACTTTTTATCAAGGAAGATTACCACTTACTGATACTTACACTATTGAATTAAATTTAAGCGAAGGAATTGCCGAGAGCGATTATAGCCTCAATGCCAAATTAGAAAACCCAATCGAACCAACACCTATACAAACTCCCACAGAAGTTCCTACCCAAATTCCTTCTCCAATTCCCACAGAAACTCCTACACAAGTTCCGACAGAAGTTCCTACACAAAACCCTATAGAAACTCCAATTCAAATCCCCACAGATCTTCCCACAACGACGCCAATATTTCCTGAGCCAAATCAAAACAACCCTTCTGATAATGACACAAGCTCCACGGGCAACCTAAACCCTGCTAACTTCGGACACAATCAAGTATGA
- a CDS encoding HD domain-containing protein: MLSQRFTEALTYATQLHANQVRKGSGVPYIAHLLGVASIALEYGANEDEAIAALLHDAIEDQGGATTREEIRRRFGDNVTAIVDGCTDADSMPKPPWRERKEKYIAHLASASPSVLIVSAADKLYNAQSILRDYRVLGESVWQRFQGGKEGTLWYYRALVIAFQKIGSNPLFDELEQVVAELEVLTSLYS, encoded by the coding sequence ATGCTCTCACAACGCTTTACCGAAGCCCTTACCTACGCCACGCAACTCCACGCGAACCAAGTTCGCAAAGGTTCGGGAGTTCCCTACATCGCTCACTTGTTAGGTGTTGCCAGTATCGCTCTAGAATACGGAGCGAATGAAGATGAAGCCATAGCAGCACTTTTGCATGATGCCATAGAAGATCAGGGCGGCGCTACCACACGGGAAGAAATTCGCCGTCGCTTTGGAGATAATGTCACTGCAATTGTAGATGGCTGTACTGATGCTGATTCTATGCCCAAACCGCCTTGGCGAGAGCGCAAAGAAAAATATATTGCCCACCTTGCTAGCGCTTCACCTTCGGTACTAATCGTGAGTGCAGCAGATAAACTCTATAATGCCCAATCTATTCTTCGAGATTACCGCGTTTTAGGCGAATCGGTTTGGCAGCGCTTTCAAGGAGGCAAAGAAGGTACACTTTGGTATTATCGAGCTTTAGTAATTGCCTTCCAAAAAATAGGATCTAATCCGCTTTTTGACGAATTAGAACAGGTAGTAGCAGAACTAGAAGTGTTGACTTCTTTGTATTCTTAA
- the bioD gene encoding dethiobiotin synthase yields MNALLITGTDTEAGKTVLTTALAAYWQKYCSARSLGIMKPLQSGIGDREWYQKLFSLEQSPEEITPLYFQAPLAPPIAAAKENRQIDLAVVWQALTTLRQHRDFVLVEALGGLGSPVTDELTVADLAGEWRLLTVLVVPVRLGAIAQAVANVALARLTRVQLVGIVLNCVQPRTDTEITDWASADLIQSLTNIPVLGCLPYLENPTDLNKLAELASNLDLERLLPFTKV; encoded by the coding sequence TTGAACGCATTACTAATTACCGGAACAGATACAGAAGCTGGCAAAACTGTTTTGACAACAGCATTAGCAGCTTACTGGCAAAAATATTGCTCTGCCCGCAGCTTAGGAATCATGAAACCACTGCAATCGGGAATTGGCGATCGCGAATGGTACCAAAAGCTTTTTTCTCTGGAACAATCTCCGGAAGAAATTACGCCTTTATACTTTCAAGCACCCTTAGCACCTCCCATTGCCGCAGCCAAAGAGAATCGTCAAATAGATTTAGCCGTTGTTTGGCAAGCTTTGACTACTTTGCGCCAACACCGAGATTTTGTTCTCGTAGAAGCGCTGGGAGGATTAGGTTCACCTGTAACAGATGAATTGACAGTAGCGGATTTAGCAGGTGAATGGCGCTTACTCACAGTCTTGGTAGTACCAGTCAGATTGGGTGCGATCGCTCAAGCCGTGGCAAATGTGGCATTAGCGAGATTAACACGAGTGCAACTAGTGGGAATTGTTCTTAACTGCGTACAACCACGTACTGATACTGAAATCACTGACTGGGCATCAGCAGATTTAATTCAATCTTTAACAAATATTCCTGTTTTAGGCTGCTTACCTTATTTAGAAAATCCCACAGATTTAAATAAACTTGCAGAATTAGCATCAAATTTGGATCTAGAACGCTTGTTACCTTTTACTAAAGTTTGA
- the typA gene encoding translational GTPase TypA, producing MTLPIRNVAIIAHVDHGKTTLVDALLKQSGIFREGEDVPDCVMDSNALERERGITILSKNTAVKYKETLINIVDTPGHADFGGEVERVLGMVDGCILIVDANEGPMPQTRFVLKKALEKGLRPIVVVNKIDRPQADPYGAIDKVLDLFLELGADEDQCDFPYLFASGLSGYAKVDLDDEPKDMQPLFDAILRHVPPPVGDPNKPLQLQVTTLDYSEYLGRIVIGRIHNGIIRMGQQAALVTEKGDIVKAKITKLMGFEGLKRVDMEEASAGYIVAVAGFADANIGETITDPNEPQALPLIKVDEPTLQMTFWVNDSPFAGQEGKLVTSRQVRDRLLRELETNVALRVEETDSPDKFLVSGRGELHLGILIETMRREGYEFQVSQPQVIYREVNGQPCEPYELLVLDIPEEAVGSCIERLGQRRGEMQDMQVGGNGRTQLEFVIPARGLIGFRGEFMRMTRGEGIMNHSFLDYRPITGDIEARNKGVLIAFEEGVSTFYAMKNAEDRGVFFITPGTKVYKGMIVGEHNRPQDLELNVCKTKQLTNHRAASGDELVQLQAPVEMSLERALEYIGPDELVEVTPQSIRLRKMAKKLAKR from the coding sequence ATGACGCTCCCAATCCGTAACGTCGCTATTATCGCCCACGTAGATCACGGCAAAACAACCCTCGTTGATGCTCTCCTCAAACAATCCGGCATTTTCCGTGAAGGGGAAGACGTTCCGGATTGCGTTATGGACTCCAACGCCCTTGAACGGGAGCGGGGAATTACTATTCTTTCTAAAAATACAGCAGTTAAATATAAAGAGACGCTGATCAATATAGTCGATACTCCTGGACACGCTGACTTTGGCGGCGAAGTAGAACGGGTACTTGGCATGGTAGATGGTTGCATCCTCATTGTTGATGCCAATGAAGGTCCTATGCCCCAAACTCGGTTCGTGTTAAAAAAGGCACTGGAAAAAGGATTGCGCCCTATTGTTGTAGTCAACAAAATCGATCGCCCGCAAGCAGATCCCTACGGTGCAATAGACAAAGTATTAGACTTATTCCTCGAACTCGGCGCTGATGAAGATCAATGTGATTTCCCCTATTTGTTCGCCTCCGGGTTGTCAGGCTATGCCAAAGTAGACTTGGATGATGAACCCAAGGATATGCAGCCATTATTTGATGCGATTTTGCGTCATGTACCGCCACCAGTGGGCGATCCTAATAAACCACTGCAATTGCAAGTTACAACCCTAGACTATTCTGAATATCTGGGGCGGATTGTGATTGGCAGAATTCACAATGGCATCATCCGCATGGGACAACAAGCGGCTTTAGTGACAGAAAAAGGTGACATTGTCAAAGCCAAAATTACCAAGTTAATGGGCTTTGAAGGCTTGAAGCGCGTGGATATGGAAGAAGCTTCTGCCGGTTATATTGTAGCTGTAGCTGGTTTCGCTGATGCAAATATTGGTGAAACAATTACCGATCCAAATGAACCTCAAGCTTTACCACTAATTAAAGTGGATGAACCAACATTGCAAATGACCTTTTGGGTGAATGATTCGCCCTTTGCCGGTCAAGAAGGTAAATTGGTAACATCCAGACAAGTGCGCGATCGCCTCTTGCGCGAGCTAGAAACCAACGTAGCTTTGCGTGTAGAAGAAACCGACTCCCCAGACAAATTCCTAGTTTCCGGTCGTGGCGAACTACACTTAGGTATTTTAATCGAAACTATGCGCCGGGAGGGCTACGAATTCCAAGTATCCCAGCCTCAAGTGATTTACCGAGAAGTTAACGGACAACCCTGCGAACCTTATGAACTTCTAGTGTTAGACATACCCGAAGAAGCCGTTGGCAGTTGTATCGAACGCTTGGGACAACGTCGCGGCGAAATGCAAGATATGCAAGTCGGTGGTAACGGACGTACCCAGTTAGAATTTGTTATCCCCGCCCGTGGATTAATTGGTTTCCGAGGTGAATTCATGCGGATGACACGTGGCGAAGGTATCATGAACCACAGCTTCCTAGATTACCGTCCAATCACAGGTGACATTGAGGCTCGTAATAAAGGCGTTTTAATCGCCTTTGAAGAGGGTGTTTCCACCTTCTACGCCATGAAGAATGCCGAAGATAGAGGTGTATTCTTTATCACTCCAGGTACTAAGGTCTACAAAGGCATGATTGTCGGCGAACACAATCGCCCCCAAGACTTGGAATTAAATGTCTGCAAAACCAAGCAGCTTACCAATCACCGTGCAGCTAGTGGTGACGAATTAGTACAGTTACAAGCACCAGTAGAAATGAGCTTAGAGCGTGCTTTGGAATACATCGGCCCTGATGAATTGGTGGAAGTAACTCCCCAGTCTATTCGTCTGCGGAAGATGGCGAAGAAGTTAGCAAAACGGTAA
- a CDS encoding GIY-YIG nuclease family protein codes for MKLKLNYKDMPLLPYIQRKELPAKPGIYYIGSSASPVMYVGLSRNLKSRHINHHRQGQFESIENPMIRYRVVTEDLLATISDLTGSLKKLEKQAINEYKPVLNNTPVPNQPKIITEHGPTYIQIHKVREAGYCSHFDAQDGDELTINTSRLPLLTKAIEEQRPIFLIASGSYQDYAMTGYPHLSELFPYKQERIYLLISCFIPYGYEDSNCFGYDYVVYGGTSKIFINPYNILNKIPGFEEFKRSYLKLGFTNCECSSFTKDLLRLGNINLLSPHKFS; via the coding sequence ATGAAGTTGAAGCTCAATTACAAGGATATGCCACTTCTACCCTACATCCAACGTAAAGAACTACCAGCAAAACCAGGTATTTATTATATAGGTAGTAGTGCTTCTCCAGTTATGTATGTTGGTCTTTCACGCAATTTGAAAAGCCGTCATATAAACCATCACCGTCAAGGACAGTTTGAGAGTATTGAAAATCCTATGATACGCTACCGCGTTGTAACAGAGGATTTATTAGCTACAATCTCAGATTTAACAGGTTCTCTTAAAAAGTTGGAGAAGCAAGCTATTAATGAATACAAGCCAGTTCTTAATAATACACCTGTACCAAATCAACCAAAAATTATAACAGAACATGGCCCAACTTATATTCAAATTCATAAAGTTAGAGAAGCAGGCTATTGTTCACATTTTGATGCACAAGATGGAGATGAATTAACAATTAATACAAGTAGATTACCCCTATTAACTAAAGCTATCGAAGAACAGCGTCCTATTTTCTTGATAGCCTCTGGCTCTTACCAAGATTATGCAATGACAGGTTATCCTCACCTTTCTGAGCTATTTCCATACAAACAAGAAAGAATTTATCTTCTCATAAGTTGCTTCATACCTTATGGATATGAAGATTCTAATTGCTTTGGTTACGATTATGTTGTTTATGGGGGAACTTCTAAAATATTTATCAACCCTTATAATATTCTCAACAAAATACCAGGATTTGAGGAGTTTAAGAGAAGCTATCTAAAATTAGGATTTACCAATTGTGAATGTTCTTCTTTTACCAAAGATCTACTACGTCTAGGTAATATCAATTTACTTTCGCCACATAAATTTTCCTGA
- a CDS encoding M20 family metallopeptidase — translation MVSTFPNSTSVDLSRVRLSIRSLQPLLVEWRRRFHQKPELSFQENLTAEFVSQKLQEWGIEHQTGIAKTGIVATIKGREPGLERVLAIRADMDALPIQELNEVPYRSQHDGVMHACGHDGHTAIALGTAYYLQQHREDFPGTVKIIFQPAEEGPGGAKPMIEAGALKNPDVDAIIGLHLWNNLPLGTVGVRAGALMAAVELFDCTIFGKGGHGAIPHQTVDSVVVAAQIVAALQTIVARNVNPIDSAVVTVGALHAGTTHNVIADTAVMKGTVRYFNPSLEGFFRQRVEQIIAGICQSYGANYDFKYCELYPATINDAGMAELVRSIAQEVVETPVGIVPECQTMGGEDMSYFLQEVPGCYFFLGSANPAKNLAYPHHHPRFDFDETVLAMGVEMFVRCVEKFLS, via the coding sequence ATGGTTTCGACATTTCCCAACTCAACTAGTGTTGATTTATCTCGCGTGCGACTCTCGATTCGCTCATTGCAACCGTTACTTGTGGAGTGGCGACGACGATTTCACCAAAAACCGGAACTGAGTTTTCAAGAAAACCTGACTGCTGAGTTTGTCTCCCAAAAATTGCAAGAATGGGGCATTGAGCATCAGACTGGTATTGCCAAAACTGGTATTGTTGCCACAATCAAAGGGAGAGAGCCTGGCTTAGAGAGAGTTCTAGCAATTCGGGCAGACATGGATGCTTTACCAATTCAAGAACTCAACGAAGTACCGTATCGTTCCCAGCATGATGGAGTAATGCACGCTTGTGGACATGATGGGCATACAGCGATCGCTCTTGGTACAGCTTATTATCTCCAACAACATCGTGAAGATTTTCCTGGCACTGTAAAAATTATCTTCCAACCAGCCGAAGAAGGGCCGGGAGGCGCAAAGCCAATGATTGAAGCTGGCGCACTCAAAAACCCCGATGTTGATGCGATTATTGGTTTGCATCTGTGGAATAATCTGCCTTTGGGAACGGTAGGTGTGCGTGCGGGTGCATTAATGGCAGCTGTAGAGTTATTCGATTGCACAATTTTTGGTAAAGGTGGACATGGAGCAATACCTCATCAAACTGTAGATTCTGTTGTAGTTGCTGCCCAAATAGTTGCTGCTTTACAAACTATTGTTGCTCGTAATGTCAACCCGATTGATTCGGCAGTGGTAACTGTTGGCGCACTCCATGCTGGTACCACACATAATGTGATTGCTGATACAGCAGTCATGAAAGGTACTGTTCGGTATTTTAATCCTTCTTTGGAAGGCTTTTTCCGGCAGAGAGTCGAGCAGATTATTGCTGGTATTTGTCAAAGTTATGGTGCAAATTATGACTTTAAATACTGTGAACTTTACCCAGCTACAATTAATGACGCGGGTATGGCAGAATTGGTGCGATCAATAGCCCAAGAAGTAGTAGAAACTCCCGTGGGTATTGTGCCAGAGTGTCAAACGATGGGTGGGGAAGATATGTCCTACTTCTTGCAAGAGGTACCTGGTTGCTATTTCTTTCTTGGTTCTGCTAACCCAGCGAAAAACTTGGCGTATCCCCATCATCATCCCCGCTTTGATTTTGATGAGACTGTTTTGGCGATGGGTGTAGAAATGTTTGTTCGATGTGTAGAGAAGTTTTTGAGTTGA
- a CDS encoding transcriptional regulator has translation MATSDSYHPYLISHLKDPSHAALYIEAILEEEDPEPELLQMALNNVAEALTEGRMTPEQAKYHQEKLKEILSQRGSEAIYYLGTWLNALGLKLTVIIWEPGSMLWD, from the coding sequence ATGGCAACAAGTGATAGCTACCATCCCTACTTAATTTCACATCTCAAAGATCCCAGTCATGCTGCTTTATATATTGAGGCTATTTTAGAAGAAGAAGATCCTGAGCCGGAATTACTCCAAATGGCACTAAATAATGTAGCTGAGGCTCTCACTGAAGGCAGGATGACACCAGAGCAGGCTAAATATCATCAAGAAAAACTCAAAGAAATTTTATCTCAGCGCGGGAGTGAAGCAATTTATTATCTGGGAACCTGGCTCAATGCTTTGGGATTGAAACTGACTGTTATTATCTGGGAACCTGGCTCAATGCTTTGGGATTGA